CTCCGGGGGCGGGACCAGGTAGCGGGAATCGGCCGAGACCCGGCCTCCCGGGAGTGCATCGAAACCTTGACAGGACGGTCCCGGTCGGGGATAACCAGTGACAGGCCGCATGAATCGGGTAACAGGACGAATCACCGACAGGAATCGGGCGCGTTGCCGCGCCGGGAGGTGTGTATCATGAAAAGGAACCTCACCCTGCTGGTCGTGCTGCTGGTCGTTCTGACCGTCGCCTGTGCCCCCACGAACAGCTCGCGCTACCGCGAGGGAAGCAACGTGGGGCAGGAAACCAGCCTGACTGTGGAAGACGAGCGGCGGCTGACGCAGGAAGCCCTGCCCAAGATGGTCAAAGACTATCCGCCGGCGAAAAACGACGAGCTCCAGCGGTATGTGTCCGGCCTGGGCGCGAAGATCGTCCGGGCGAACAACCTGGAGGGCAATCCCTACCACTATACCTTCACCGTCGTCGACGTCGTCGACGTCAATGCCTTCGCGATGCCGGCGGGAACAATCTTCGTGACGGCGCCCCTGATCGCCATGGCGTCCAGCGAGGCGGAACTGGCCGGGGTCATCTCCCACGAGGTCGGCCATGTCGTTGCCAGGCACTCGGCGGAGCGGATGTTCGCAATGGAGAAGGCCCAGAAGAAAACGTGGCTGTATGCGACGGGTGGGGCCGTGGTGGGCGCAGCGGCCGGCCTCGGCCTGGGTGTCCTGATCTGCGAAAAAGGCGACACGGCCTGCCTCGCCAAGGCAGCTGCAGTGGGCGGGGTGGTCGGCGCCGGGGGCGGCATGCTGGCGCAGAAATACACCTTCCTGGTGAACTCCCGGGAAGACGAGATGGAGGCGGACCGCCTCGGGTTCCGGTACTCCGTCGCCGCCGGGTATGACAAGGATCAGGTCGGGAAATTCTACGAAAAGCTCCTCGTCATGGAAAAAAAGTCCAAGCAGGGGGAGGGAGCCGTCTCCAAAAGCCTCTCCGACGCGTTGAGCACGCACCCCCCCAGCGAGGAAAGGGTGCGGCAGATGAACGAGCTGGCCGCGAAGAGCCCCGACCGGAACGCCGTCACGAATACCCCCGCGTTCAACAGGGCGAAGCAGATCGCGGCGGGAATGAAGAAGAAATAGCGATGGCCGGGAAGCCCCCGTTCACGGGGGAATCCCTCGTGTCATCCGGGCCGTGAACATGAGAAACCACCTTTACAACCTCTTCGTCGCGATCGTCATCGTCCTCTTCGGAGCCTCTCTTTTCTTCACGGTCCAGGTGACCGCCTTCAAGAAAGGCCTGGGATCCGGCGCAGCCGCTCAAGGCCTGCGGAGCGGCCAGACCGGGGTTGTCACGAACATCATCGACGGCGACGAGGTGACCGTCCGGACGGGGGAAGAGTCCGTGAGGGTCCGGCTTCTCGGGATTTACTCCTACGACACGACCGCCGACGATCCCGTAGTCAGGCCTGCGGCCCGGCAGGCCTTTCTCCACCTGGACCGGGCCCTGCGCAACCGGGATGTCGAGATCGTCTTCGACGAGCTGAAGTATGACTCCCGGAAGCGGCTTCTCGCCTATCTGCACAGGGACAGTGCCGATGTCGGAATGGAGATGATCGCCCGCGGGCTGTCCCTGGCCTACACGAAATATCCCTTCTCCAGGATGAGCCCCTATCTGCTGGCACAGGAAAAGGCCATGCAGGACAAGGAGGGGCTCTGGGCGGACCGGCAGCTCGCCCTTCGTTCCGGCCAGTTGAAGAGCCTCTGGGACGCGGAACGGACGAAAGGAGACTGACGGTGTATCAGATCCTCCTGCGATTCTGGAGAAGAGGCCGGACCCTGGCTGCGCTGAACATGAAGGTCAAGGCCGCCGCTTTCTTCGTCCTGCTCCTCTGGTACACCTCCTCGGGGTTCCTGTACTTCGAGCTTCCGGGAAAACCCGATCTGAACTGGCTGGACGCCCTCTGGTGGTCCCTGGTGACCATGGCCACCGTCGGCTACGGGGACGTATTCCCCTTGACGCCGGGAGGGCGATATCTCGTCGGCGTGCCGGCGATGGTCTTCGGCATCGGTTTCCTGGGATACCTGATCTCCGAGATCGCCGGGACCATCATTGAAACCCGTTCCAGGAGGCTGAAAGGGATGATCGACATCACTGCGAAAAACCATGTCCTGATCGTCAATTACAACCAGATCGACAAGGTGCTGAAACTCGTCCGGGAGCTGAAGGCGGACCCGCTGACGCGGGACCGGGACATCTGCCTCGTCGACGACACCCTGGAGGAGCTTCCGGCGGAGCTTCACGCCCGGAGCGTCCTGTTCCTCCGGGGCGATCCGACCCGGCAGGAGATCCTGCGGCGGGCGAATGTCGCCGGGGCAAGCCACGTGATCGTCCTGTCGAAGGACCCCGCGGACGTCCATTCCGACGACCGGAACCTGGCCGTCACCCTCGTCATCGAGAACCTGAATCCCCGGATTTTTTCCGTGGTGGAGGCGGTCAGCGCGGAGAAGATCGAGCAGCTGCGCCTGGCCGGAGCCGACAGCGTCGTCTGTGCCGCCGAGCTGGCCGCGGGCCTGATCATCCAGGAGCTTCAGGATCCCGGCATCCACGACGTCATCAAGGACCTGGTCAGCGACCTCGGGGGACACCAGATCTACTTCGTGCCCATCCGGAAAATGGAGCGCTGGGAGTACGGGGAGCTCGTCAAGTGGGGCCTTGCCAACGGCCACACGGTCATCGGGGTCGTCCGCGAGGGGCGTCCGATGCTCAACTGCCCGGCGGCGGAGTCCGTCCGGGACACCGACCGGGCCATTGTCATCAGCGGCACCCGGGCGGACGGGGTCGTCGTGTAAAGCATACAGCCTCCTGCCCGGTCCGTTCCCTCCGGGGGAGAGGCGGACAGGCATCCGAAGGAGTTGAGGAACCGATGAAAATTCCAATGCGACTGGCTGTCATGGCAGCCTCGGCCGTCCTGCTGGCAGGCGGATGCAGCAGCCCGGTCCTGAAGCAGGACATTCCTGTATCCACCAACCCGATGGGCGCGAAAATTTACGCCGACGGGCAGCTCGTGGGGGAGACGCCCGCCAGCGTCGCGCTGGACCGGAACCGCAGCCACATCCTGACCCTGGTCAAGGAGAATTACCGCCAGGAGGACGTGGTGGTCGAGAGGCGGTACCAGAGAGACAAGTCCTACCTGAAGGCGATTGAATCGGGCATCGATTCTGGCCTCTTTTTCGGGAATGCCGGCATGGGGATTGGTGCCGGCATGATGTCGCTCTCCGAGCAGGAGGAGACGGGAGAGGCTTATGTCCTGGCACCGCCGGCGGTCGCGATGACCCTGACGCCCTTGGGGGGTGCCGGAAGGAGCCATTCCTTCCCGTCCGGCTCGACCGCCGGTGCCGCAATGGAGCGACAGCCGGCAGGTTCCCGCAAAGCCCCGGGGATGGATGACGGGAAATTTGCCCGCGAGGTCTTCCGGTCGGGAGCCGGCGCGGCGCTGACCCACACGAAGCCCGTCGAAAAGAGAGTGGAGACCTCTTCTTCGTCCAGGACTTACGTTAAGCCGGACGGGACGAGGGTCACGGAAAAATCGAGCACTTCGGTCGGCGTCGGCATCGATCCCGCGGGGCTGGTCGACGTCATCGACACGCTGTTCAAGTAGGGCACCCTGTGGCAACGGGCACATCCGCACCCTGCCACAGGGAAAGGGAATTGTGAATGTTCAAGAAAACATGGTCGATTCTGTGGGTCATCCTGATCCTTGTCCCGGCGGCGACAGCCTCGGCGGTGGATCTCGCCGCCCTCGACCGGGTCAGCGTCCTCATGCCCAAGGCCCGGGTGCTCTCCATCCTGGGAGCGCCCGGCGAGGTGGCGTCCATGGGTCCCCTGAAGATCGAGCTGTACCGGGTCACCGGCGCGAGCCCCCTGGTGAGCGCGGGCTGCATTTACGAGAAGGGGGAGACGCTGGCCGGGATCGCCTTCATCTTCCAGGGGGACCTCGCCATCGAGACGGCGAGACGGTTGCAGGAGAATGGCTTCACCCTGTCGGGAGGGAGAGGGACCGCCGTCCGCCTGTCTGGAAAGGACGACGACACCGGACTCCCCGTGATCGTCACGATCGACGTGAACAGCGAGCTGATGACAGTCATCGCCTTCGAGAAGGGGTTTTTCGAGCGGACTGTGCGCCGCTGAGCGGCCCGTCGCGGGCCGGTGTGATCCTGTCAGACATGGAAAACCGGGAAAGAGTGCGCGAAGCGACGCCGGACGACTTCATCGGCTGGCTCGATCTGGCCAGGGAGGTCGAGCCGCTGTTCGGCCCCATGGTGGACGATGCGGCCTTCCGCGAAGGCTTGAAGCGGGCGATTGAGGAGAAGCGGGCATTCTGCGTCTCGGAGACGGACAAGGACGGCCGGTGTGTATTTCGTGGAGGTGTTGTCATTTCGAAAGAGGCGAACGAGATCCTCTGGCTTGCCGTTTCCCGAACGACCCGCGGACACGGGATCGGGGCGGCCCTGCTGTCCGAGGCGATCGGACGCCTGGATCGGAGCCGGCCGATTGCGGTGACCACGTTCGATGAAACGATCCCGGGGGGTGTTCCCGCCAGGAGGCTGTACCTGCAGTTTGGGTTCGCGGATTCCGCCGCGGCGGGCCTGAATCCCGCAGGAATCCCCACGGTCACGATGACCCTGGGGGAAAAGGGGTTGCCGGAAAGGGGAGGCTGACCCTTTTTCTCCCGCAAGGAAAACGGAGGGTGCCATGACGCCGGATGAAATGAGGGACAAGGCCGTCCAGATCATGTTGAAGCGGTTCCATTGAAGCCAGGCCGTTCTTGCGGTTGCGCAGGAAAAACTGGGGCGGGAGGTGGATGAGGGGCTGATCCGGGCCATGGGGCCCTTCGGGGCGGGCCTGGCG
This DNA window, taken from Syntrophales bacterium, encodes the following:
- a CDS encoding PEGA domain-containing protein, whose amino-acid sequence is MKIPMRLAVMAASAVLLAGGCSSPVLKQDIPVSTNPMGAKIYADGQLVGETPASVALDRNRSHILTLVKENYRQEDVVVERRYQRDKSYLKAIESGIDSGLFFGNAGMGIGAGMMSLSEQEETGEAYVLAPPAVAMTLTPLGGAGRSHSFPSGSTAGAAMERQPAGSRKAPGMDDGKFAREVFRSGAGAALTHTKPVEKRVETSSSSRTYVKPDGTRVTEKSSTSVGVGIDPAGLVDVIDTLFK
- a CDS encoding ion channel, with amino-acid sequence MYQILLRFWRRGRTLAALNMKVKAAAFFVLLLWYTSSGFLYFELPGKPDLNWLDALWWSLVTMATVGYGDVFPLTPGGRYLVGVPAMVFGIGFLGYLISEIAGTIIETRSRRLKGMIDITAKNHVLIVNYNQIDKVLKLVRELKADPLTRDRDICLVDDTLEELPAELHARSVLFLRGDPTRQEILRRANVAGASHVIVLSKDPADVHSDDRNLAVTLVIENLNPRIFSVVEAVSAEKIEQLRLAGADSVVCAAELAAGLIIQELQDPGIHDVIKDLVSDLGGHQIYFVPIRKMERWEYGELVKWGLANGHTVIGVVREGRPMLNCPAAESVRDTDRAIVISGTRADGVVV
- a CDS encoding M48 family metalloprotease, whose translation is MKRNLTLLVVLLVVLTVACAPTNSSRYREGSNVGQETSLTVEDERRLTQEALPKMVKDYPPAKNDELQRYVSGLGAKIVRANNLEGNPYHYTFTVVDVVDVNAFAMPAGTIFVTAPLIAMASSEAELAGVISHEVGHVVARHSAERMFAMEKAQKKTWLYATGGAVVGAAAGLGLGVLICEKGDTACLAKAAAVGGVVGAGGGMLAQKYTFLVNSREDEMEADRLGFRYSVAAGYDKDQVGKFYEKLLVMEKKSKQGEGAVSKSLSDALSTHPPSEERVRQMNELAAKSPDRNAVTNTPAFNRAKQIAAGMKKK
- a CDS encoding GNAT family N-acetyltransferase produces the protein MILSDMENRERVREATPDDFIGWLDLAREVEPLFGPMVDDAAFREGLKRAIEEKRAFCVSETDKDGRCVFRGGVVISKEANEILWLAVSRTTRGHGIGAALLSEAIGRLDRSRPIAVTTFDETIPGGVPARRLYLQFGFADSAAAGLNPAGIPTVTMTLGEKGLPERGG
- a CDS encoding thermonuclease family protein, producing the protein MRNHLYNLFVAIVIVLFGASLFFTVQVTAFKKGLGSGAAAQGLRSGQTGVVTNIIDGDEVTVRTGEESVRVRLLGIYSYDTTADDPVVRPAARQAFLHLDRALRNRDVEIVFDELKYDSRKRLLAYLHRDSADVGMEMIARGLSLAYTKYPFSRMSPYLLAQEKAMQDKEGLWADRQLALRSGQLKSLWDAERTKGD